In Streptomyces liangshanensis, the DNA window CGCCGAGGTCCCGCACCGAGGCGAGCGAGGACAGGTCCACCGCCTCCACCCGCACCCGCGCGCCGGGCGCCGCGTCGCCGAGGCGCTGCGCGGCCTCCGCGCCCTTGGCGGTGTTCCGTACGGCCAGGACGACATCGGCGCCCGCCCGGACGAAGCGGCGGGCGACACCGAACCCGATACCGCTGTTGGCACCGGTGACCAGGGCCAGGCGGCCTCGCAGGTCGGGGGCGGCCTCACGGGGGAGGGCCTTGGTCATCGGGGACTCCGGGGGACTCCGGGGGAGAGGCGGAAGGGGACATTCTGCTCGTCTCGGCACCCGCCCCGGAACCACCGAACGGGTGACGGGCCGCCCCGAGGCCCGGGGCGGCCCCCGGCGCACGCCCGTACGTACCCTGGGAAGAATGAGCGGCACCACGTTCGAGAACCCGACCGACGCCGACCTGCTGTCCGCCGCGCGGAACGGGGAGGTGGCCGCGGTGGGCGCCCTGCTCGAACGGCACCGGGCGGGCATGTGCGCGGTGGCGCTCGGGGTGCTGGGCACGGTGCCGGACATGGAGGACGCCGTCCAGGACGCGTCGCTCATCGCGCTGCGGCACATCGGCGAGGTGCGGCAGCCGGAGTCCGTCGGCGCGTGGCTGCGTACGGTCGTCCGCAACGTCTCCCGCTCCCGGCTGCGCTCGGCGGCCCCCACGACACCCGTCCCCGACCTGTCCGTGCTCGCCGTGGAGGCGACAGGACCCGAGGAGATCGTCGACCGGCACGCGACGGGGGACTGGGTCTGGCGGGCGGTCGGCGAGCTGTCCCCGACCCTGCGCATGACGGTGATGCTGCGCCACTTCAGCCCGCGGACGCCCTCCTACGAGGAGATGGCCGCGCTGTGCGGGGTGCCCGTCGGCACGGTCCGGAGCAGGCTCAACGAGGCCAGGCGGAAGCTGGTCGAGGCGATGAGGGCGACGTCCGACTCGGTGCACGACAACGCCCTAGCCCTGTCCCGGGCCAGCGCCCGGGACGCGGCGGAGACGCTGGCCGCGGCCGAGCAGGGCCGGTTCGCGGAGCTGACCGCCGAGCGGTGGACACCGGACGCCGGGTACTACGCGGGGCGGCAGCGCCTGGGTGACCGGGACTTCCTCATCCGCGGCATGGCCGGTGACCTGGAGGCGGGGGTGCACCAGCGCTTCGTGAGCGCGGTCACCAGCCGGGACATCACCATCTGGGAGATGGACCTCCTGAACCCGCCGGACAGCCCGGACCACTGCCCGCCGGCCGTCGCCTGGCTGATGACGAACCGGAACGGCAGGATGAGTGAGCTGCGCCTCTTCCACGCCCCCGCCGCCTGATCCGGCCGCCCGGAAGCACGGCCCGCCCCACCCCTCCCTGATTGTGATCTGAATCACATCGAACCGATCGAACTTCTCCGGCGCCTCCGCGTCCTGTGGGTGTCCCAAGTACCACCCACCTGGAGAGACCCGATGCAGAACAAGACGACCGATCTCCTGTCCCCCGGAACGCACGACATCGAGGTGGACGGCCTGCGCCAGCGGTACCACGTGCACGGCTCAGGACCGGTCTGCCTGGTCGTGCCCGGCGGTCCCGGCGTGGACTGGAAGCCCACGCGCGTCCCCGCCGCCGAGGAGTTCCTGACCATGCTGTACGTGGAGCCGCTCGGCACCGGCGGCTCCCAGCGGCTTCCGTCCCACCCCCACGGCTACACACGCGAGCGCTACGCACGCGGCCTGACGGGCCTGCTCGACGCCCTGTCCCTGCCGCGCGTCCTCGTCCTCGGGCATTCGTACGGCGGCTTCGTCGCCCAGTACCTCGCGCTGCACCACCCGGACCGGCTCAGCGGCATGGTGCTGTACGAGAGCGCCCCGGTCACCGGCCCCGAGCACATGGCCGAGTCCGCCGCCCGCGTCGAGGAGTTCGTCCGCCGCAACGGCGACCGGCCCGACCTCCCCACCGTCCTCGGCGGCCTCCAGGCCTCCGGGACCGCCAGGGACGACACGACGATCACGGCGGCGCTGCGCGATCTGCTGCCCGTCTCCCTCGCGCGCTACTGGGAGCGCGAGGACGAGTTCCGCGGCCTGCGCGAGACCATCACCTGCACCTACATCTCGTCCCTCGACGAGAACCTGGAACCTGACGTCATCGACGACCGGGCCGCCCTGCCGGCGGTCACCGTGCCCACCCTGGTCATCGTCGGCCGGTACGACGTGATCTGCGGACCCCGGTGGGCGCGGGAACTCCACGCCCTGATCCCCGGGTCGCGGCTGGTCGTCCTGGAGGACAGCGGGCACCTGGGCCACCTCGAAGAACCCGAGGCGTTCGCCGACGCGGTACGGACGTTCGCCCGGTCCGCGCTCGCGTAGGTCCCGGGTCCCGACCCCCGGCCGGTCAGGACCCCGTACCGGCCGGGGGATCCGCGCCCGCGACGGCGGGTCCCCGGGGGTCGGAACGGCCCGGTGGGGATTAGGTTGGCAGGAGGTAGTCGTCGGGACGCCGACTCGTGATGGGGGCGAGCATGTCCATGCTTAAAGGGGCCAATCTTCCGGTGGCGGCGTCGGCCGTCCGCGTGGAGTTGGGGTGGCGCTCGGCGCCGGGAACGCCGGACGTCGACGCCTCGGCGTTGCTGCTGGTGAACGGCAAGGTGCGCTCCGACGCGGACTTCGTCTTCTACAACCAGCCCGCGCACGCCTCGGGCGCCGTACGGCACGAGGGCAAGCGGCCCGCCGGGGACGCCGTCACCGACACCCTCGCGGTGGACCTGGCACAGGTGGAGCCGGCCGTCGAACGGATCGTCCTCGCGGCGTCGTCCGACGGCGGCACCTTCGGCCGGGTGCCCGGACTCCACGTCCGGGTGCTGGACGCCGCGTCCGGCACGGAGATCGCGCGGTACGACAGCCAGGACGCCACCGTCGAGACGGCGTTCGTCCTCGGTGAGCTGTACCGGCGTCAAGGAGCCTGGAAGTTCCGGGCGGTGGGACAGGGGTACGACTCCGGACTCGCCGGACTGGCCACCGACTTCGGCATCTCGGTCGACGAACCGCGGCCGGCGGCGGCGCCCCAGGCACCCGCCACGCCTCCCGCACCCCCCGCGCCCGCCGCCGTGACCGCCCCACCCGTCCAGGCCCCCGCGCCCACCCCGCCGGCGCCGCCCGCCCCCACCCCCGTCCGGCTCAGCAAGGTGACCCTGACGAAGGAGGCGCCCTCCGTCTCACTCACCAAGCAGGGCGGCACCTCGGGCGGCATGCGCGTCAACCTCACCTGGCAGGTCCGCAAGCAGTTCAAGGGCTGGGGAGCCAAACTCGGCCGCGCCGTCGCCGCCCACAGCGACCTCGACCTCGACCTGTGCGCGCTCTACGAACTGGCCGACGGGCGCAAGGGAGTGGTCCAGGCCCTCGGCAACGCCTTCGGCTCGCTCTCCCGGCCGCCGTACATCCACCTCGACGGCGACGACCGCACAGGCGGGTCGTCCAGCGGCGAGAACCTCACGATCAACCTCGACCACAAGGACCAACTGCGCCGCGTCGTCATCTTCGTCACCATCTACGAAGGCGCCCGCAGCTTCGCCGACCTCGACGCGCACGT includes these proteins:
- a CDS encoding RNA polymerase sigma factor, giving the protein MSGTTFENPTDADLLSAARNGEVAAVGALLERHRAGMCAVALGVLGTVPDMEDAVQDASLIALRHIGEVRQPESVGAWLRTVVRNVSRSRLRSAAPTTPVPDLSVLAVEATGPEEIVDRHATGDWVWRAVGELSPTLRMTVMLRHFSPRTPSYEEMAALCGVPVGTVRSRLNEARRKLVEAMRATSDSVHDNALALSRASARDAAETLAAAEQGRFAELTAERWTPDAGYYAGRQRLGDRDFLIRGMAGDLEAGVHQRFVSAVTSRDITIWEMDLLNPPDSPDHCPPAVAWLMTNRNGRMSELRLFHAPAA
- a CDS encoding alpha/beta fold hydrolase; this encodes MQNKTTDLLSPGTHDIEVDGLRQRYHVHGSGPVCLVVPGGPGVDWKPTRVPAAEEFLTMLYVEPLGTGGSQRLPSHPHGYTRERYARGLTGLLDALSLPRVLVLGHSYGGFVAQYLALHHPDRLSGMVLYESAPVTGPEHMAESAARVEEFVRRNGDRPDLPTVLGGLQASGTARDDTTITAALRDLLPVSLARYWEREDEFRGLRETITCTYISSLDENLEPDVIDDRAALPAVTVPTLVIVGRYDVICGPRWARELHALIPGSRLVVLEDSGHLGHLEEPEAFADAVRTFARSALA
- a CDS encoding TerD family protein; translation: MGASMSMLKGANLPVAASAVRVELGWRSAPGTPDVDASALLLVNGKVRSDADFVFYNQPAHASGAVRHEGKRPAGDAVTDTLAVDLAQVEPAVERIVLAASSDGGTFGRVPGLHVRVLDAASGTEIARYDSQDATVETAFVLGELYRRQGAWKFRAVGQGYDSGLAGLATDFGISVDEPRPAAAPQAPATPPAPPAPAAVTAPPVQAPAPTPPAPPAPTPVRLSKVTLTKEAPSVSLTKQGGTSGGMRVNLTWQVRKQFKGWGAKLGRAVAAHSDLDLDLCALYELADGRKGVVQALGNAFGSLSRPPYIHLDGDDRTGGSSSGENLTINLDHKDQLRRVVIFVTIYEGARSFADLDAHVTLQPQNGAAVDFSLGECTVPSTVCALALITNTGSDLVVQREARFLVPDRGVSPQRTIDYAYGWGMNWTPGRK